A window from Schistosoma haematobium chromosome 1, whole genome shotgun sequence encodes these proteins:
- the MEC2_1 gene encoding Mechanosensory protein 2 (EggNog:ENOG4112Q4D~COG:C) — protein sequence MPSVSFASDTQNTNPGGMDANARKPPALTGYQVDRENERSGNVSDHANESTQLRVPASMPTLARGFSLVPERLGKRGSYKRQGNKGMFGCEAAMQLLAYLAALLTLPFSLFMCLKVIAQYERAVVFRLGRLVSEIPKGPGLVFILPCLDNVKTIDLRTFTFNVPTQEVLTKDSVTVAVDAVVYYRIFDPVMSVVNVEDANRSTRLLAQTTLRNVLGTVDLYQLLTAREQIAHLMQDCLDTATETWGVKVERVDIKDVRLPIQLQRAMAAEAEAAREAKAKVIAAEGEQRASVALKAAAMEIGECPIALQLRYLQTLSSISDEKNSTIIFPLPIDLLSLFHQNFSGNNGSSTSRNDSVLSTIGNDEIKRMTEPPPPPPRENQSQLTTSRTFTTSQKTESAEEDLI from the coding sequence ATGCCTTCGGTTTCATTTGCTTCAGATACACAAAACACAAATCCAGGGGGAATGGACGCTAATGCACGTAAACCACCAGCCCTAACTGGCTATCAAGTAGACCGCGAAAATGAAAGATCAGGAAATGTTTCAGATCATGCTAACGAATCAACCCAGTTGCGTGTTCCAGCTTCAATGCCAACATTGGCGCGTGGATTTTCGCTTGTTCCTGAACGTCTGGGCAAAAGAGGATCCTATAAACGTCAAGGCAACAAAGGAATGTTTGGTTGTGAGGCTGCAATGCAGCTCTTAGCTTATCTAGCTGCACTGTTAACCTTACCATTTTCCCTATTTATGTGTCTCAAAGTGATTGCACAATATGAACGAGCTGTCGTATTTCGCCTTGGAAGATTAGTATCAGAAATTCCTAAAGGACCCGGTCTTGTATTCATTCTACCTTGTTTGGACAATGTCAAAACAATAGACTTACGTACATTCACATTCAATGTACCAACTCAAGAGGTTTTAACAAAAGATTCAGTGACTGTCGCTGTCGATGCTGTTGTCTACTATCGCATATTCGATCCAGTGATGTCAGTTGTCAACGTGGAAGATGCTAATCGATCCACTCGTCTTCTAGCTCAGACTACATTAAGAAATGTCCTTGGTACAGTGGATTTGTACCAACTTCTAACAGCGCGTGAACAAATTGCTCATTTAATGCAAGATTGTCTAGATACAGCAACAGAGACATGGGGAGTAaaggttgagcgtgtcgatatAAAAGATGTTCGTTTACCTATTCAGTTACAGCGTGCTATGGCAGCTGAAGCAGAGGCAGCTCGAGAGGCCAAAGCTAAAGTAATTGCTGCTGAAGGTGAACAACGTGCATCAGTAGCTTTAAAAGCTGCTGCTATGGAAATTGGTGAATGTCCCATCGCGCTTCAATTACGTTATTTACAAACATTAAGCAGTATTTCAGATGAGAAAAATTCTACCATCATTTTCCCCCTACCTATTGACCTATTGAGTTTATTCCATCAAAATTTCAGTGGAAATAATGGAAGTTCAACTTCTAGAAATGATAGTGTACTAAGTACTATAGGTAATGATGAAATTAAACGTATGACAGAACCCCCTCCCCCACCACCAAGAGAAAATCAATCACAACTAACCACTTCACGTACATTTACCACCAGTCAAAAAACTGAATCTGCTGAAGAAGacttaatttaa